One Leopardus geoffroyi isolate Oge1 chromosome C1, O.geoffroyi_Oge1_pat1.0, whole genome shotgun sequence DNA segment encodes these proteins:
- the RBM15 gene encoding RNA-binding protein 15: protein MRTVGREPSPRRSPRWRRAVPLCETSAGRRVNHLRGDDLRRPATMKGKERSPVKPKRSRGGEDSTSRGERSKKLGGSGGSNGSSSGKTDSGGGSRRSLHLDKSSSRGGSREYDTGGGSSSSRLHSYSSPSTKNSSGGGESRSSSRGGGGESRSSGAASSAPGGGDGGEYKTLKISELGSQLSDEAVEDGLFHEFKRFGDVSVKISHLSGSGSGDERVAFVNFRRPEDARAAKHARGRLVLYDRPLKIEAVYVSRRRSRSPLDKDTYPPSASVVGASVGGHRHPPGGGGGQRSLSPGGAALGYRDYRLQQLALGRLPPPPPPPLPRELERERDYPFYERVRPAYSLEPRVGAGAGAAPFREVDEISPEDDQRANRTLFLGNLDITVTESDLRRAFDRFGVITEVDIKRPSRGQTSTYGFLKFENLDMSHRAKLAMSGKIIIRNPIKIGYGKATPTTRLWVGGLGPWVPLAALAREFDRFGTIRTIDYRKGDSWAYIQYESLDAAHAAWTHMRGFPLGGPDRRLRVDFADTEHRYQQQYLQPLPLTHYELVTDAFGHRAPDPLRGARDRTPPLLYRDRDRDLYPDSDWVPPPPPVRERSTRTAATAVPAYEPLDSLDRRRDGWSLDRDRGDRDLPSSRDQPRKRRPPEESGGRHLERSPESDRPRKRHCAPSPDRSPELSSSRDRYNSDNDRSSRLLLLERPSPVRDRRGSLEKSQGDKRDRKNSASAERDRKHRTAAPTEGKSPLKKEDRSDGSAPSTSTTSSKLKSPSQKQDGGTAPAAAASPKLCLAWQGMLLLKNSNFPSNMHLLQGDLQVASSLLVEGSTGGKVAQLKITQRLRLDQPKLDEVTRRIKVAGPNGYAILLAVPGNSDSRSSSSSATSDTATSTQRPLRNLVSYLKQKQAAGVISLPVGGNKDKENTGVLHAFPPCEFSQQFLDSPAKALAKSEEDYLVMIIVRAKLVNCGLKIWNSKL, encoded by the exons ATGAGGACTGTGGGGCGGGAGCCTTCGCCGCGGCGGAGTCCAAGATGGCGGCGTGCGGTTCCGCTGTGTGAAACGAGCGCGGGGCGGCGGGTTAATCATCTCCGCGGAGACGACCTCCGACGACCCGCAACAATGAAGGGAAAAGAGCGCTCCCCAGTCAAGCCCAAACGCTCCCGTGGTGGTGAGGACTCGACTTCCCGCGGGGAGCGGAGCAAGAAGTTAGGGGGCTCTGGTGGCAGCAATGGGAGTAGCAGCGGAAAGACCGACAGCGGCGGCGGTTCGCGGCGCAGCCTTCATCTGGACAAGTCCAGCAGCCGAGGTGGCAGCCGCGAGTATGACACTGGTGGGGGCAGCTCCAGTAGCCGCTTGCATAGTTACAGCTCCCCAAGCACCAAAAATTCCTCGGGCGGGGGCGAGTCGCGCAGCAGCTCCCGGGGTGGAGGCGGGGAGTCACGTTCCTCTGGGGCCGCCTCCTCAGCTCCTGGCGGCGGGGACGGCGGGGAATACAAGACACTGAAGATAAGCGAGTTGGGGTCCCAGCTGAGTGACGAAGCGGTGGAGGACGGACTGTTTCACGAGTTCAAACGCTTCGGTGATGTAAGTGTCAAAATCAGTCATCTCTCGGGTTCCGGCAGCGGGGATGAGCGAGTAGCCTTTGTGAACTTCCGGCGGCCAGAGGACGCGCGGGCGGCCAAGCATGCCAGAGGCCGCCTAGTGCTCTATGACCGGCCGCTGAAGATAGAAGCAGTGTATGTGAGCCGGCGCCGCAGCCGCTCCCCTTTAGACAAAGATACTTATCCTCCGTCTGCCAGCGTGGTCGGGGCCTCTGTAGGTGGTCACCGGCACCCcccaggaggaggtggaggccaGAGATCGCTTTCCCCTGGTGGCGCAGCCCTGGGATACAGAGACTACCGGTTGCAGCAGTTGGCCCTTGGCCGcctgccccctccacctccaccaccatTGCCCCGTGAgctggagagagagcgagactaCCCGTTTTATGAAAGAGTGCGCCCAGCTTACAGTCTTGAGCCAAGGGTGGGAGCTGGAGCAGGTGCTGCTCCTTTCAGAGAAGTGGATGAGATCTCACCCGAGGATGATCAGCGAGCTAACCGGACGCTTTTCTTGGGCAACCTAGACATCACTGTGACAGAGAGTGATCTAAGAAGGGCTTTTGACCGCTTTGGAGTCATCACAGAAGTAGACATCAAGAGGCCGTCTCGGGGCCAGACCAGTACCTATGGTtttctcaagtttgagaacctaGACATGTCTCACCGGGCCAAACTAGCAATGTCTGGCAAAATTATAATTCGGAATCCTATCAAAATTGGTTATGGGAAAGCTACACCCACCACCCGCCTCTGGGTGGGTGGTCTGGGACCTTGGGTGCCTCTTGCTGCCTTGGCTCGAGAGTTTGACCGATTTGGCACCATCCGCACCATAGACTACCGCAAAGGTGATAGTTGGGCGTATATCCAGTACGAAAGCCTAGATGCAGCTCATGCTGCCTGGACCCACATGCGTGGCTTCCCACTCGGGGGCCCAGATCGACGCCTTAGAGTAGACTTTGCAGACACAGAGCATCGATACCAGCAGCAATATCTGCAGCCTCTGCCTTTGACTCATTATGAATTGGTGACGGATGCTTTTGGACATCGGGCACCTGACCCTTTGAGGGGTGCTCGGGATAGGACACCACCCTTGCTATACAGAGATCGTGATAGAGACCTTTATCCTGATTCTGATTGGgtgccacccccgcccccagtccgCGAACGCAGCACTCGGACTGCAGCTACTGCTGTGCCTGCCTATGAGCCACTGGATAGCCTGGATCGCAGGCGAGATGGCTGGTCCTTGGACCGGGACAGAGGTGATCGAGATCTGCCCAGCAGCAGAGACCAGCCTAGGAAGCGAAGGCCACCTGAGGAGAGCGGGGGCCGGCACCTGGAGAGGTCCCCTGAGAGCGACCGTCCCCGAAAGCGTCACTGTGCTCCTTCTCCCGACCGCAGTCCAGAATTGAGCAGTAGCCGGGATCGCTACAACAGTGACAACGATCGATCTTCCCGTCTTCTTCTCTTGGAAAGGCCCTCTCCAGTCAGAGACAGACGAGGTAGTTTGGAGAAGAGCCAGGGTGACAAGCGGGACCGTAAAAACTCTGCATCAGCTGAACGGGATAGGAAGCACCGGACAGCTGCTCCCACCGAGGGAAAAAGCCCTCTGAAAAAAGAAGACCGGTCTGATGGGAGTGCACCCAGCACCAGCACTACTTCCTCGAAGCTGAAGTCCCCTTCCCAGAAACAGGATGGTGGGACAGCCCCTGCAGCCGCAGCCTCTCCCAAACTCTGTTTGGCCTGGCAGGGCATGCTTCTGTTGAAGAACAGCAACTTTCCTTCCAACATGCATCTGTTGCAGGGTGACCTCCAGGTGGCTAGCAGTCTTCTTGTGGAGGGCTCAACCGGAGGCAAAGTAGCCCAGCTCAAGATCACTCAGCGTCTTCGTTTGGACCAGCCCAAGTTGGATGAAGTAACTCGACGCATCAAAGTGGCAGGGCCCAATGGTTATGCCATTCTTCTGGCTGTGCCTGGAAATTCTGACAGCaggtcctcctcttcctcagccACATCAGACACTGCCACCTCTACTCAGAGGCCACTTAGGAACCTTGTGTCCTATTTAAAGCAAAAGCAGGCCGCTGGGGTGATAAGCCTCCCTGTGGGGGGCAATAAAGACAAGGAAAACACCGGAGTCCTTCACGCTTTTCCACCCTGTGAGTTCTCCCAGCAGTTCCTGGATTCCCCTGCCAAGGCACTGGCCAAATCTGAAGAAGATTACCTGGTCATGATCATTGTCCGTG CAAAACTGGTGAACTGCGGATTGAAGATATGGAATTCAAAGCTCTAA